From Musa acuminata AAA Group cultivar baxijiao chromosome BXJ3-8, Cavendish_Baxijiao_AAA, whole genome shotgun sequence, one genomic window encodes:
- the LOC135646090 gene encoding probable potassium transporter 11 isoform X1 has protein sequence MESVPVNVESKGSMWDLDQNLDQPMDEEAGRLRNMYQEKKFSAILVLRLAFQSLGVVFGDLGTSPLYVFHNTFPSRVEDTEDVVGALSLIIYSLTLVPLLKYVFVVLRANDNGQGGTFALYSLLCRHAKIITLPNQHRTDEQLTTYSRHTYDEGSLAAKVKKWLEAHAYKKNAILFLVLIGTCMAIGDGILTPAISVLSASGGIKVEDPKITNDVSTIVAVVILVGLFSIQHYGTNKVGWLFAPVVVLWFLLIGAIGALNIWKYDNSVLKAYNPVFIFRYFRRGKRNSWISLGGIMLSITGTEALFADLSYFPVLSIQIAFTLVVFPCLLLAYTGQAAYIVSNNGQAFDAFYRSIPDGIYWPTFIIATAAAVIASQATISATFSIIKQALALGCFPRVKVVHTSKNFLGQIYIPDINWVLMVLCIAVTAGFKNQSQIGNAYGTAVVTVMLVTTFLMIPIMLLVWRSHWILVFIFTGLSLLVELPYFSAMLFKIGQGGWVPLVIAAAFLAIMYIWHYGTVKRFEFESHSRVPMAWILGLGPSLGLVRVPGIGFVYTELTNGVPHIFSHFITNLPAIHSVVVFVCVRYLPVHTVPMEERVLVKRIGPKNFHMFRCVARYGYKDHHMKDDDFEKLLFDSLCLFVRLESMMEGYSDSDEYSTCEQQTRKSMKKSIDLLVTEGGSGNTLFSTLESGASSSLDSIIPSQSTQCGSSLMMRCSGQTSQRPGEELEFLNRCKEAGVVHILGNTIVRARRDSGIVKRVAVNYIYAFLRRICRENSVMFNVPHESLLNVGQVFYV, from the exons AAGTTCTCAGCCATTTTGGTTTTACGGCTCGCATTTCAAAGCCTTGGTGTGGTATTTGGAGATTTAGGGACATCACCATTGTATGTATTCCACAATACATTTCCTTCTAGGGTTGAAGACACGGAGGATGTTGTCGGTGCACTTTCTTTAATTATATACTCACTCACGCTCGTCCCACTCCttaaatatgtttttgttgtgTTGAGAGCAAATGACAATGGTCAAG GTGGTACTTTTGCTCTTTATTCACTACTCTGTCGCCATGCGAAAATAATTACCCTTCCTAATCAACACAGAACCGATGAACAGCTAACAACATACAGTCGTCACACTTATGATGAAGGTTCACTTGCTGCAAAGGTCAAGAAATGGTTGGAAGCACATGCATATAAAAAGAATGCTATTCTATTTCTTGTTCTCATTGGTACATGTATGGCAATTGGAGATGGAATTCTTACTCCTGCTATATCAG TTCTTTCAGCATCAGGTGGTATAAAAGTTGAGGATCCAAAAATTACCAATG ATGTGTCTACAATTGTTGCGGTTGTCATATTGGTTGGATTGTTTAGCATTCAACACTATGGTACGAACAAAGTTGGATGGCTTTTTGCTCCTGTTGTGGTCCTCTGGTTTCTATTAATTGGTGCAATTGGTGCCCTGAACATATGGAAGTATGACAACTCGGTCCTGAAGGCTTATAATCCAGTTTTCATTTTTCGGTATTTTAGACGAGGAAAGCGTAATAGTTGGATCTCTCTTGGAGGAATTATGCTTAGTATAACTG GGACAGAAGCACTATTTGCTGATCTTTCTTATTTCCCTGTTCTCTCGATTCAG ATTGCTTTCACTCTTGTTGTGTTTCCTTGTCTTCTTTTGGCATATACTGGACAAGCTGCTTATATTGTTAGTAACAATGGTCAAGCTTTTGATGCTTTTTATCGATCCATTCCAG ATGGTATTTACTGGCCGACGTTTATCattgcaacagcagcagcagtgaTTGCTAGTCAAGCAACCATATCTGCGACATTTTCAATTATTAAGCAAGCACTTGCACTTGGTTGTTTCCCCAGGGTCAAAGTTGTGCACACATCAAAAAATTTCCTTGGGCAGATATACATTCCAGACATTAATTGGGTGCTTATGGTTCTCTGCATAGCTGTTACAGCTGGATTCAAAAATCAAAGTCAAATTGGAAATGCATATG GAACTGCAGTTGTGACAGTGATGCTGGTGACAACATTCCTCATGATCCCAATAATGCTGTTGGTTTGGAGAAGCCACTGGATCCTAGTCTTTATCTTCACAGGCCTATCTTTGTTGGTGGAGCTCCCATACTTCTCAGCTATGCTATTCAAGATAGGCCAAGGTGGTTGGGTCCCTCTTGTTATCGCTGCAGCATTCCTCGCCATCATGTACATATGGCACTATGGCACCGTCAAGCGGTTTGAGTTTGAGTCGCACAGCAGGGTGCCCatggcctggatcctgggcctaggTCCCAGCTTGGGTTTAGTCCGAGTTCCTGGAATCGGCTTCGTGTACACCGAGCTGACAAACGGTGTCCCACACATCTTTTCTCACTTCATAACTAATTTACCTGCTATCCACTCCGTCGTCGTCTTTGTTTGTGTCaggtaccttcctgtacacaccgtGCCAATGGAGGAACGGGTCCTTGTGAAAAGGATAGGACCGAAGAATTTTCATATGTTTCGCTGTGTCGCAAGATATGGATACAaggatcatcatatgaaggatgatGACTTTGAGAAGCTGCTCTTCGACAGTCTCTGTCTCTTTGTTCGACTCGAGAGTATGATGGAAGGATACTCGGATTCAGATGAATACAGCACATGCGAGCAGCAGACCAGGAAATCCATGAAGAAGTCCATCGATTTGTTGGTTACGGAGGGCGGCAGTGGCAACACACTTTTCTCCACTTTGGAGTCTGGTGCATCTTCGTCACTCGACTCGATCATCCCCTCCCAATCTACACAATGTGGGAGCAGTCTGATGATGAGGTGTTCGGGGCAGACGAGCCAGAGACCAGGGGAGGAGCTGGAGTTCTTGAACCGGTGCAAGGAAGCCGGGGTGGTGCACATCCTTGGAAACACCATCGTGAGGGCTCGGAGGGATTCCGGGATCGTCAAGAGGGTCGCTGTGAATTACATATATGCTTTCCTCAGGAGGATTTGCAGGGAGAACAGTGTGATGTTTAATGTCCCTCATGAGAGCCTGTTGAATGTGGGTCAGGTATTCTATGTATAG
- the LOC135646090 gene encoding probable potassium transporter 11 isoform X2: MESVPVNVESKGSMWDLDQNLDQPMDEEAGRLRNMYQEKFSAILVLRLAFQSLGVVFGDLGTSPLYVFHNTFPSRVEDTEDVVGALSLIIYSLTLVPLLKYVFVVLRANDNGQGGTFALYSLLCRHAKIITLPNQHRTDEQLTTYSRHTYDEGSLAAKVKKWLEAHAYKKNAILFLVLIGTCMAIGDGILTPAISVLSASGGIKVEDPKITNDVSTIVAVVILVGLFSIQHYGTNKVGWLFAPVVVLWFLLIGAIGALNIWKYDNSVLKAYNPVFIFRYFRRGKRNSWISLGGIMLSITGTEALFADLSYFPVLSIQIAFTLVVFPCLLLAYTGQAAYIVSNNGQAFDAFYRSIPDGIYWPTFIIATAAAVIASQATISATFSIIKQALALGCFPRVKVVHTSKNFLGQIYIPDINWVLMVLCIAVTAGFKNQSQIGNAYGTAVVTVMLVTTFLMIPIMLLVWRSHWILVFIFTGLSLLVELPYFSAMLFKIGQGGWVPLVIAAAFLAIMYIWHYGTVKRFEFESHSRVPMAWILGLGPSLGLVRVPGIGFVYTELTNGVPHIFSHFITNLPAIHSVVVFVCVRYLPVHTVPMEERVLVKRIGPKNFHMFRCVARYGYKDHHMKDDDFEKLLFDSLCLFVRLESMMEGYSDSDEYSTCEQQTRKSMKKSIDLLVTEGGSGNTLFSTLESGASSSLDSIIPSQSTQCGSSLMMRCSGQTSQRPGEELEFLNRCKEAGVVHILGNTIVRARRDSGIVKRVAVNYIYAFLRRICRENSVMFNVPHESLLNVGQVFYV, encoded by the exons TTCTCAGCCATTTTGGTTTTACGGCTCGCATTTCAAAGCCTTGGTGTGGTATTTGGAGATTTAGGGACATCACCATTGTATGTATTCCACAATACATTTCCTTCTAGGGTTGAAGACACGGAGGATGTTGTCGGTGCACTTTCTTTAATTATATACTCACTCACGCTCGTCCCACTCCttaaatatgtttttgttgtgTTGAGAGCAAATGACAATGGTCAAG GTGGTACTTTTGCTCTTTATTCACTACTCTGTCGCCATGCGAAAATAATTACCCTTCCTAATCAACACAGAACCGATGAACAGCTAACAACATACAGTCGTCACACTTATGATGAAGGTTCACTTGCTGCAAAGGTCAAGAAATGGTTGGAAGCACATGCATATAAAAAGAATGCTATTCTATTTCTTGTTCTCATTGGTACATGTATGGCAATTGGAGATGGAATTCTTACTCCTGCTATATCAG TTCTTTCAGCATCAGGTGGTATAAAAGTTGAGGATCCAAAAATTACCAATG ATGTGTCTACAATTGTTGCGGTTGTCATATTGGTTGGATTGTTTAGCATTCAACACTATGGTACGAACAAAGTTGGATGGCTTTTTGCTCCTGTTGTGGTCCTCTGGTTTCTATTAATTGGTGCAATTGGTGCCCTGAACATATGGAAGTATGACAACTCGGTCCTGAAGGCTTATAATCCAGTTTTCATTTTTCGGTATTTTAGACGAGGAAAGCGTAATAGTTGGATCTCTCTTGGAGGAATTATGCTTAGTATAACTG GGACAGAAGCACTATTTGCTGATCTTTCTTATTTCCCTGTTCTCTCGATTCAG ATTGCTTTCACTCTTGTTGTGTTTCCTTGTCTTCTTTTGGCATATACTGGACAAGCTGCTTATATTGTTAGTAACAATGGTCAAGCTTTTGATGCTTTTTATCGATCCATTCCAG ATGGTATTTACTGGCCGACGTTTATCattgcaacagcagcagcagtgaTTGCTAGTCAAGCAACCATATCTGCGACATTTTCAATTATTAAGCAAGCACTTGCACTTGGTTGTTTCCCCAGGGTCAAAGTTGTGCACACATCAAAAAATTTCCTTGGGCAGATATACATTCCAGACATTAATTGGGTGCTTATGGTTCTCTGCATAGCTGTTACAGCTGGATTCAAAAATCAAAGTCAAATTGGAAATGCATATG GAACTGCAGTTGTGACAGTGATGCTGGTGACAACATTCCTCATGATCCCAATAATGCTGTTGGTTTGGAGAAGCCACTGGATCCTAGTCTTTATCTTCACAGGCCTATCTTTGTTGGTGGAGCTCCCATACTTCTCAGCTATGCTATTCAAGATAGGCCAAGGTGGTTGGGTCCCTCTTGTTATCGCTGCAGCATTCCTCGCCATCATGTACATATGGCACTATGGCACCGTCAAGCGGTTTGAGTTTGAGTCGCACAGCAGGGTGCCCatggcctggatcctgggcctaggTCCCAGCTTGGGTTTAGTCCGAGTTCCTGGAATCGGCTTCGTGTACACCGAGCTGACAAACGGTGTCCCACACATCTTTTCTCACTTCATAACTAATTTACCTGCTATCCACTCCGTCGTCGTCTTTGTTTGTGTCaggtaccttcctgtacacaccgtGCCAATGGAGGAACGGGTCCTTGTGAAAAGGATAGGACCGAAGAATTTTCATATGTTTCGCTGTGTCGCAAGATATGGATACAaggatcatcatatgaaggatgatGACTTTGAGAAGCTGCTCTTCGACAGTCTCTGTCTCTTTGTTCGACTCGAGAGTATGATGGAAGGATACTCGGATTCAGATGAATACAGCACATGCGAGCAGCAGACCAGGAAATCCATGAAGAAGTCCATCGATTTGTTGGTTACGGAGGGCGGCAGTGGCAACACACTTTTCTCCACTTTGGAGTCTGGTGCATCTTCGTCACTCGACTCGATCATCCCCTCCCAATCTACACAATGTGGGAGCAGTCTGATGATGAGGTGTTCGGGGCAGACGAGCCAGAGACCAGGGGAGGAGCTGGAGTTCTTGAACCGGTGCAAGGAAGCCGGGGTGGTGCACATCCTTGGAAACACCATCGTGAGGGCTCGGAGGGATTCCGGGATCGTCAAGAGGGTCGCTGTGAATTACATATATGCTTTCCTCAGGAGGATTTGCAGGGAGAACAGTGTGATGTTTAATGTCCCTCATGAGAGCCTGTTGAATGTGGGTCAGGTATTCTATGTATAG
- the LOC103995602 gene encoding glyceraldehyde-3-phosphate dehydrogenase GAPCP1, chloroplastic, translated as MAFSSLLRSATSALGGSRDCFPSGCGTLAPASFKISCVGSPKSVEIRSSVLGSALPSVEANSSQRSRARGIQPVKATATEVPPAVRRSSSGGRTKIGINGFGRIGRLVLRIATTRDDVEVVAVNDPFIDAKYMAYMLKYDSTHGNFKGTIKVVDGSNLEIDGKRIAVTSKRDPAEIPWGDFGAEYVVESSGVFTTMDKASAHLKGGAKKVVISAPSADAPMFVVGVNEKNYKSNMNIVSNASCTTNCLAPLAKVVHEEFGIVEGLMTTVHATTATQKTVDGPSMKDWRGGRGAGQNIIPSSTGAAKAVGKVLPELNGKLTGMAFRVPTPNVSVVDLTCRLEKNASYDDVKAAIKYASEGPLKGILGYTDEDVVSNDFVGDSRSSIFDAKAGIGLSASFMKFVSWYDNEWGYSNRVLDLIEHMALVSAKH; from the exons ATGGCGTTCTCGAGTCTCCTCAGATCCGCGACTTCGGCGCTCGGTGGATCCCGCGATTGTTTTCCCTCCGGTTGCGGGACTCTGGCTCCGGCGTCATTCAAG ATATCTTGCGTGGGGAGTCCTAAATCGGTTGAGATTCGTTCAAGTGTCTTGGGTTCTGCACTTCCTTCCGTGGAAGCGAACTCATCACA GAGATCGCGTGCAAGAGGCATTCAGCCAGTCAAAGCCACAGCAACCGAGGTCCCTCCTGCTGTTAGAA GGTCTTCAAGTGGTGGAAGGACAAAAATTGGCATAAACG GTTTTGGGCGTATAGGAAGGCTTGTCCTGCGCATTGCCACCACCAGAGATGATGTTGAAGTTGTTGCAGTCAATGATCCATTCATTGATGCTAAGTACATG GCATATATGTTGAAGTATGACTCGACACATGGCAATTTCAAGGGAACAATTAAGGTTGTGGATGGGTCCAACTTAGAAATCGATGGGAAAAGGATTGCAGTTACAAGCAAAAG AGATCCTGCTGAAATTCCTTGGGGTGATTTTGGTGCTGAATACGTTGTTGAATCTTCTGGTGTTTTCACAACAATGGATAAGGCATCAGCTCATTTGAAG GGCGGTGCCAAAAAGGTAGTAATATCAGCTCCATCTGCTGATGCTCCTATGTTTGTTGTTGGTGTAAATGAGAAGAACTACAAATCAAACATGAATATTGTTTCTAATGCTAGCTGCACGACAAACTGTCTTGCTCCTCTTGCCAAG GTGGTCCATGAGGAGTTTGGCATTGTTGAAGGCCTTATGACCACTGTTCATGCAACTACAG CAACACAGAAGACTGTTGATGGCCCTTCAATGAAAGATTGGCGAGGGGGCCGTGGTGCTGGTCAAAACATCATCCCTAGCTCAACTGGTGCAGCAAAG GCTGTCGGGAAAGTGCTTCCAGAGTTAAATGGCAAGTTGACTGGCATGGCATTCAGGGTTCCAACGCCCAATGTCTCTGTTGTTGATTTAACTTGCCGACTTGAGAAGAACGCCTCATATGATGATGTGAAGGCAGCAATTAA GTACGCGTCGGAAGGTCCACTAAAGGGCATACTTGGTTACACCGACGAGGATGTTGTATCTAACGACTTTGTTGGTGATTCAAG GTCAAGTATCTTTGATGCTAAGGCCGGTATCGGATTAAGTGCGTCGTTCATGAAGTTCGTCTCGTGGTACGACAACGAGTGGGGCTACAG CAACCGAGTGCTAGACCTGATCGAGCACATGGCCCTGGTGAGCGCAAAACATTGA
- the LOC135645399 gene encoding protein RGF1 INDUCIBLE TRANSCRIPTION FACTOR 1-like, producing MGRREYGGGGNAMAAAAAATGLPGWLGRLVEESFFVGCGTHESRKKNEKNIFCLDCCTSICTHCAPAHSSHPLLQVRRYVYNDVVRLDDLEKLIDCSYVQPYTINSAKVVFLKPRPQSRPFKGSGNICLTCDRILQEPFHFCSLSCKVDHVLLQGEDLSSILFRFNESDFAFSTFENLRMDSSDLIDDDGQVTTPSSILEDPVQYDGCSASSNSGKQGGGSEAPKKKKKGGGFFPQIVLSLSNRRKGAPHRSPLS from the exons atggGGAGACGGGAATATGGAGGAGGGGGGAAcgcgatggcggcggcggcggcagcaacagGGTTGCCCGGGTGGCTGGGCCGGCTGGTGGAGGAGAGCTTCTTCGTGGGGTGCGGGACCCATGAGAGCCGGAAGAAGAACGAGAAGAACATCTTCTGCCTCGACTGCTGCACCAGCATCTGCACCCACTGCGCGCCAGCCCACTCTTCCCACCCCCTCCTCCAG GTGAGGAGGTACGTGTACAACGATGTGGTTCGATTGGATGATCTTGAGAAGCTTATAGACTGCTCCTATGTTCAG CCATACACCATTAACAGTGCCAAGGTGGTCTTCCTGAAGCCAAGACCTCAATCGAGGCCCTTCAAGGGCTCTGGGAACATCTGCCTGACCTGTGACAGGATCCTTCAGGAGCCCTTCCACTTCTGCTCCCTCTCCTGCAAG GTGGATCATGTTCTGCTACAAGGTGAGGACCTGTCGAGCATACTGTTCAGGTTCAACGAGTCAGACTTCGCCTTCTCCACCTTCGAGAATCTGCGGATGGACAGCTCCGATCTGATCGACGACGACGGCCAGGTGACCACCCCGAGCTCGATCCTGGAAGACCCGGTGCAGTACGACGGCTGCTCGGCCTCGAGCAACTCGGGCAAGCAGGGGGGCGGCTCCGAGGcgcccaagaagaagaagaagggcggCGGCTTCTTCCCTCAGATCGTCCTCTCCCTGAGCAACAGGAGGAAGGGAGCTCCCCACCGATCTCCCCTCTCCTAA
- the LOC135645883 gene encoding extensin-like, with protein MLLNSLHHRPLIFFFFFFPETMGKCAVATLLLFVDLATLVLPSLAAGCSYCTSPPPPPPAYTPTPSPPPPSRLKPSPPPPTYTTPSPPPPTPAPPPPTYTTPSPPPPILPPLPKPSPPPPPTYTTPSPPPPNLPPLPKPSPPPPPTYTTPSPPPPILPPLPKPSPPPPPTYTTPSPPPPILPPLPKPSPPPPPTYTTPSPPPPILPPLPKPSPPPPPTYTTPSPPPPLPKPSPPPPPTYTTPSPSPPPPPPTYTAPSPPPPAYVTPSPPTPTPYPPSPTAPTCPIDTAKLDSCVDLLGGLVHIIIGEGVSYECCPVLEGLSDLDAALCLCATIKAQALNIQILLSPALEVLADCGKEVPSDFECPDE; from the coding sequence ATGCTCCTCAACTCACTGCATCACAGGcctctcatcttcttcttcttcttcttccctgagACCATGGGGAAGTGTGCTGTGGCTACCTTGCTACTGTTCGTAGACCTCGCCACACTGGTCCTTCCTTCACTTGCCGCTGGCTGCTCCTACTGCACAtccccaccaccaccgccaccggcTTACACTCCAACCCCGTCACCACCGCCTCCAAGCCGGTTGAAGCCTAGCCCTCCGCCGCCTACGTACACCACCCCGAGCCCCCCTCCTCCAACAccggcaccaccaccaccaacgtaCACCACTCCTAGCCCTCCACCACCGATCCTGCCACCGCTACCAAAGCCttcacctccaccaccaccaacgTACACCACTCCTAGCCCTCCACCACCAAACCTACCACCGCTACCAAAGCCTTCCCCTCCACCACCACCAACGTACACCACTCCTAGCCCTCCGCCACCAATCCTGCCACCGCTACCAAAGCCTTCCCCTCCGCCACCGCCAACGTACACCACTCCTAGCCCTCCACCACCAATCCTGCCACCGCTACCAAAGCCTTCCCCTCCACCACCGCCAACGTACACCACTCCTAGCCCTCCACCGCCAATCCTGCCACCGCTACCAAAACCTTCCCCTCCGCCACCACCAACGTACACCACTCCTAGCCCTCCACCACCACTACCGAAGCCTTCACCTCCGCCGCCACCAACGTATACTACTCCAAGcccttcaccaccaccaccaccaccaacgtaCACAGCTCCAAGCCCTCCACCACCAGCATACGTAACGCCGTCGCCACCGACCCCGACGCCATACCCTCCATCACCGACGGCTCCGACATGCCCCATCGACACCGCTAAGCTCGACTCGTGCGTGGACCTACTCGGGGGGCTGGTGCACATCATCATCGGCGAGGGCGTGAGTTACGAGTGCTGCCCGGTGCTGGAGGGGCTCTCCGACCTCGACGCCGCGCTGTGTCTGTGCGCCACCATCAAGGCCCAGGCCTTGAACATACAGATCCTTCTTTCCCCTGCTCTCGAGGTTCTTGCTGACTGCGGCAAGGAAGTGCCATCCGACTTCGAGTGTCCTGATGAGTGA
- the LOC135645885 gene encoding 36.4 kDa proline-rich protein-like: MAKETVAVFVLCVYLASSILPSLACPYCPTPTPPPPPPPKKTPPPPPPATTPCPPPPPKKTPTPPPPPKKSPSPPPPPPTYPTPSSPPPPTYPTPSSPPPPSSVPCPPPPKAPTCPIDTLKLDACVDLLGGLVHVIIGGDVTYQCCPVLEGLADLDAALCLCTTIKAKALGISILLPIALEVLVDCGKHVPSDYQCPDP, encoded by the coding sequence ATGGCGAAGGAGACGGTGGCTGTCTTCGTGCTGTGTGTTTACTTGGCTTCGTCGATCCTTCCATCTCTTGCCTGTCCCTACTGTCCAACTCcaacccctcctcctcctcctcctcctaagaaaaccccaccaccacctccaccagCCACAACACCATGCCCGCCGCCGCCTCCAAAGAAAACCCCGACCCCGCCACCGCCACCTAAGAAATCACCGAGCCCTCCGCCACCACCGCCAACGTACCCGACTCCAAGCTCTCCGCCGCCGCCAACGTACCCGACTCCGAGCTCTCCGCCGCCGCCGAGCTCGGTGCCATGCCCCCCTCCGCCCAAGGCGCCGACGTGCCCCATCGACACCCTGAAGCTCGACGCGTGCGTGGACCTGCTCGGCGGGCTCGTGCACGTCATCATCGGCGGGGACGTGACGTACCAGTGCTGCCCGGTGCTCGAAGGCCTCGCCGACCTCGACGCCGCGCTGTGTCTCTGCACCACCATCAAGGCCAAGGCCTTGGGCATAAGCATCCTTCTTCCCATCGCGCTTGAGGTGCTGGTGGActgcggcaagcacgtgccgtcgGACTACCAATGCCCTGATCCTTGA
- the LOC135645884 gene encoding major pollen allergen Ole e 10-like codes for MELRRLNLGLLSLLLYVTCCFCDRCEARGSEQLDMASSHSDPSSLPSYCVYPPFTPSPPSTTPIRSPPAPPPSSIYNPPPVVVPGPPFYVPSPPFYVPGPPLFLPPVVYPPPRAPPPPGAGGTLPGLWCVAKPTVPDPIIQEAMDYACNSGADCDSIQPDGLCFQPDTLLAHASYAFNSYWQRTKVAGGTCDFGGTAMLITVDPSYDGCHFNLM; via the exons ATGGAGCTAAGAAGACTCAACCTGGGACTGCTCTCCCTTCTGCTCTACGTGACCTGCTGCTTCTGCGATCGATGTG AGGCAAGAGGATCAGAGCAGTTGGACATGGCTTCTTCACATTCCGATCCCTCTTCACTCCCCTCATACTGTGTCTATCCTCCATTCACTCCGTCGCCACCTTCTACAACACCAATCCGATCACCGCCTGCACCGCCACCGTCATCGATCTACAATCCTCCACCGGTGGTCGTGCCCGGCCCGCCATTCTACGTGCCAAGCCCGCCATTCTACGTGCCAGGCCCGCCACTGTTCCTGCCTCCGGTAGTCTACCCGCCGCCACGAGCGCCGCCGCCTCCGGGGGCAGGGGGAACGCTGCCGGGGCTGTGGTGCGTCGCGAAGCCGACGGTGCCGGACCCGATCATCCAGGAGGCCATGGACTACGCTTGCAACTCCGGCGCGGACTGCGACTCCATCCAGCCCGACGGGTTGTGCTTCCAGCCCGACACGCTGCTGGCTCACGCATCCTATGCCTTTAACAGCTACTGGCAGAGGACCAAGGTCGCCGGCGGCACGTGCGACTTCGGCGGCACCGCCATGCTGATCACCGTCGACCCAA GCTACGATGGCTGTCATTTCAACTTGATGTGA
- the LOC135646119 gene encoding uncharacterized protein LOC135646119 isoform X1, which produces MSILSKLRCITVDVTGTLIAYKGELGDYYCMAAKAVGLPCPDYKRMHEGFKAAYTDMVKEYPCFGHAAKMPNIDWWRACVKDSFIRAGYEYDAETFEKVFRRIYSSFGSSAPYIVFPDSQPFLRWARQKGLMVGIVSNAEYRYQDVILPALGINRVLTVISLHALTGSEWDFGVFSGVEGVEKPDPRIYEIALEKAGNIAAEEAVHIGDSMRKDYLPASSVGMQALILDRFKTSDAENWRKSGAVVLPDLVATQEWLTKEENVTAMLA; this is translated from the exons ATGTCTATCTTGTCGAAGTTGCGTTGTATCACCGTGGACGTCACGGGTACTCTAATAGCTTACAAGGGAGAACTCGGGGATTACTACTGCATGGCAGCTAAAGCAGTAGGATTGCCTTGTCCGGATTACAAACGCATGCATGAAGGCTTCAAGGCTGCATACACAGATATGGTGAAGGAGTATCCATGCTTTGGACATGCAGCAAAAATGCCAAATATCGACTGGTGGAGAGCATGTGTGAAGGACTCCTTCATCAGG GCAGGCTATGAATATGATGCGGAGACATTTGAGAAGGTGTTCAGGCGCATATATTCGTCTTTCGGGTCTTCTGCGCCCTACATCGTATTTCCAGACTCTCAACCTTTCCTCAGATGGGCACGTCAGAAGGGCTTGATGGTTGGAATCGTCAGCAATGCGGAATACCGGTACCAAGATGTCATTCTTCCTGCCCTGGGAATCAATCGGGTGCTGACCGTGATTTCCTTGCATGCTCTCACA GGATCAGAATGGGACTTTGGCGTATTCTCAGGTGTAGAGGGCGTCGAAAAACCTGACCCAAGGATCTACGAGATCGCACTGGAGAAGGCAGGAAACATTGCAGCAGAAGAAGCAGTGCACATCGGGGACAGCATGCGCAAGGACTACCTCCCAGCCAGCAGTGTGGGCATGCAAGCCTTGATATTGGACAGGTTCAAGACATCGGATGCGGAGAACTGGAGAAAGTCTGGCGCCGTCGTGCTTCCTGATCTTGTTGCCACCCAGGAATGGCTCACCAAGGAAGAAAATGTCACGGCCATGCTTGCCTAG
- the LOC135646119 gene encoding uncharacterized protein LOC135646119 isoform X2 yields MSILSKLRCITVDVTGTLIAYKGELGDYYCMAAKAVGLPCPDYKRMHEGFKAAYTDMVKEYPCFGHAAKMPNIDWWRACVKDSFIRAGYEYDAETFEKVFRRIYSSFGSSAPYIVFPDSQPFLRWARQKGLMVGIVSNAEYRYQDVILPALGINRGSEWDFGVFSGVEGVEKPDPRIYEIALEKAGNIAAEEAVHIGDSMRKDYLPASSVGMQALILDRFKTSDAENWRKSGAVVLPDLVATQEWLTKEENVTAMLA; encoded by the exons ATGTCTATCTTGTCGAAGTTGCGTTGTATCACCGTGGACGTCACGGGTACTCTAATAGCTTACAAGGGAGAACTCGGGGATTACTACTGCATGGCAGCTAAAGCAGTAGGATTGCCTTGTCCGGATTACAAACGCATGCATGAAGGCTTCAAGGCTGCATACACAGATATGGTGAAGGAGTATCCATGCTTTGGACATGCAGCAAAAATGCCAAATATCGACTGGTGGAGAGCATGTGTGAAGGACTCCTTCATCAGG GCAGGCTATGAATATGATGCGGAGACATTTGAGAAGGTGTTCAGGCGCATATATTCGTCTTTCGGGTCTTCTGCGCCCTACATCGTATTTCCAGACTCTCAACCTTTCCTCAGATGGGCACGTCAGAAGGGCTTGATGGTTGGAATCGTCAGCAATGCGGAATACCGGTACCAAGATGTCATTCTTCCTGCCCTGGGAATCAATCGG GGATCAGAATGGGACTTTGGCGTATTCTCAGGTGTAGAGGGCGTCGAAAAACCTGACCCAAGGATCTACGAGATCGCACTGGAGAAGGCAGGAAACATTGCAGCAGAAGAAGCAGTGCACATCGGGGACAGCATGCGCAAGGACTACCTCCCAGCCAGCAGTGTGGGCATGCAAGCCTTGATATTGGACAGGTTCAAGACATCGGATGCGGAGAACTGGAGAAAGTCTGGCGCCGTCGTGCTTCCTGATCTTGTTGCCACCCAGGAATGGCTCACCAAGGAAGAAAATGTCACGGCCATGCTTGCCTAG